The Microcoleus sp. FACHB-831 genome segment ATCTGGCGAACTGTTCATCAACTTAGTCCAAAAAGTGCTAATAGACTGTTTTAACTGGTGCTTGCGATACCACTTTTCAAATGCTCTTTCGTAATCTTCGCCCTGAGATTGATAGGTATTCCAAGCCTTGATGCCGAGTCCCAGACCCCAAAATAATAAAACGTACAGCGACCAAGAAATTTCGCCTGCGTTAACTAAATTCAGCAGTACAAAAAAAGAATTAACAATTACATAATTGCCAGCTTGTTTTTGTAACTTTCCGCGTCGGTAAATATTAAATTCCTGACGCTTTTGAATTTCTCCGCGCTGGGATAGCCACTGCTGTTCTGCTACTTGTAGAGATTCTGGGGAAATCGCTAATTCAGAAGCAATTTCTAGAAGCTGTTCGCGGGAAAATTCTCCGTCATAGGCTTGACGCGCGATCGCTATCTGAAGAATTTCCTGTATCTCTTCTTGCTGATAAGAGCGGGTGATTTTGTTGTCGGATGCCTGCATACTCTTGTCTATTTGGAGAAAATTTTTCTGCTCTAAGGAAGCGATGGCTATTGCCTTCCCAAGCGCTGGAGAATAGCGCTT includes the following:
- a CDS encoding 2TM domain-containing protein, with translation MQASDNKITRSYQQEEIQEILQIAIARQAYDGEFSREQLLEIASELAISPESLQVAEQQWLSQRGEIQKRQEFNIYRRGKLQKQAGNYVIVNSFFVLLNLVNAGEISWSLYVLLFWGLGLGIKAWNTYQSQGEDYERAFEKWYRKHQLKQSISTFWTKLMNSSPDSDRG